The following proteins come from a genomic window of Corynebacterium glyciniphilum AJ 3170:
- the mobF gene encoding MobF family relaxase produces the protein MMSLKVLHAGDGYAYLTRQVATGDNARTRGELMADYYTAHGAPAGQWWGKGAAQLGVSGEVTEEQMLAAYGEFLHPEANEKIGELIRSGAGVTAAINAVRLGRRAPDFNRDNPFLMAVKQQTIEFTQAHAAVPTPEEIEDIERIVARRMLTDIDAGATDAERRFGVIAAQGVETMTGDSADGFVPDCLGTEDQAVRHTAPITSDRITAFIAQAKREARYPVAGYDMVFTPAKSISVLWGIGDETTRTAIMKAHSEAVESSLQWIEDNAVFTRAGAQGQEKIDCDGATVAKFLHFDNRAGDPNLHTHCAMLNRVHCTDGRYRTVDGTVLHRAAVTASEHYNQRVTELVARYLEVEFEPVVKSRGGRPVWEIKGIPTELMRAMSRRDDVMDRGRELLEDYRKTYGRTPPKHVQYKLMEQANLETRAAKAAPRSLQEMVEQWRGIADTTSPNFNRQSVLEDVYAAGDTYLADPGPEAPEAERDAYETQQAKRRVPYSPGAEDTIVDRVMDALARERSSWTEYQITSETSRQCARFIFCSDEQKAAVVERITTWCLAGHCITIDHERILPGVNVESCSPRLRRANGESVFTAHASTRFTSQAVLDDEKTITDAAGLWVANAHSPAQGREAAAEIEAAKNITLSADKTEFVEHLLCSPAVLAAGIGPAGAGKTTAMEVFARAWEKSGNTVIGLAPSAVAASVLAQDADIATGTIAQFIHPGSDNIAHGLDVGEGDVILVDEAGMASTRDLAELVRAASQVGAVVRLVGDPQQLTAIESGGMLAEVATATNAPVLTEINRFHDPDEADASLTLRGGDTSVIDWYISHGRVDSGLREELPGRVFTAWWDSIKQNKTALMIAGDSHTVDALNQIARTNYIDSGRVNPAAGQTTIAGGRVAAVGDTIVTRANDSTIRYGTNGRHRVKNGDLWSITGVSDDGSLTVAHHERGHKVTLPAEYVTENVELGYASTIYRSQGMTVDRAYVIPSASLDRQGLYVALSRGRSLNKIFLPDDQVPDVDSHLPQNQPMSPRQLFASIIERDGSAVTAHATLAAADADELDVPTVVAAYTELAEELAVDVVVAATADGEARALLRADWQSRRLAEYVGRLDALGADTDTILTAAIATAKTRWDATDEDKRDSFAFLVRMAVEDNDAVKILPDSDLLWTVDAPLPAAQNTERRSRILGDAELHDFVCGTYAVIQEHLDAAGDTAVSETPEWTSLIGEPHPDEREYHATWCATVRMFAAAAQRDPSLITAERITNRDELPTHLRKGLDAVDAAGRRRHRSDFLDRMIDSEAKQYITICRSNADTLRDRRAAALEEMREAENYPHLATVTAEYERTVTQAKMIEVYRRLDAECAEAQAAANASHNNLSTAVTSARIGRKQRIETASAEHAAATVRLRELQVQTRAAEEGLPARPLWDKIVAAAGNVAEWQCRTDQATITDEKTIDSAIAKIHRLDDQIALWDERAQITDGLLGARTPATAEQKQKYMARLRADLAAKRAERAEARVVEANRFDHEDMGADDSQSPRSPGPDDDQKKASNPVLVEWRRKRQQARDTQNTVEAEASDELRDQFRHVARVVTHAGTGSKESIRDTQEPTGFPGLYAYSLEESLAAVTRNKRTDRPGITPPSESSQPHAPGDSAVEL, from the coding sequence ATGATGTCGTTGAAGGTGCTCCACGCCGGGGACGGGTACGCCTACCTGACCCGACAGGTGGCCACCGGCGACAACGCACGCACCCGCGGCGAGTTGATGGCGGACTACTACACTGCACACGGTGCCCCGGCCGGCCAATGGTGGGGCAAAGGTGCCGCACAGTTGGGGGTTTCCGGGGAAGTCACCGAAGAGCAGATGTTGGCGGCATACGGTGAGTTTTTGCACCCGGAGGCCAACGAGAAAATCGGCGAGCTCATCCGCTCCGGTGCTGGGGTGACTGCGGCGATCAACGCCGTGCGGCTGGGGCGGCGGGCCCCCGACTTCAACCGAGACAACCCGTTCCTGATGGCAGTCAAGCAGCAGACCATCGAGTTCACCCAGGCGCATGCGGCAGTACCCACCCCGGAGGAAATAGAGGATATCGAGCGCATCGTCGCCCGCCGGATGCTCACCGACATCGACGCCGGAGCCACCGATGCAGAGCGCCGGTTCGGTGTCATTGCGGCACAAGGCGTGGAGACGATGACGGGTGATTCTGCCGATGGATTCGTGCCCGACTGCCTCGGCACCGAGGACCAGGCGGTGCGGCACACCGCCCCGATCACCTCCGACCGGATCACCGCGTTCATCGCCCAGGCCAAGCGCGAAGCCCGCTACCCGGTTGCCGGCTACGACATGGTTTTCACCCCGGCAAAGTCAATCTCGGTGCTGTGGGGTATCGGCGACGAGACGACCCGCACAGCAATCATGAAGGCCCACTCTGAGGCAGTGGAATCCTCACTGCAGTGGATCGAGGACAACGCCGTGTTCACCCGCGCCGGTGCCCAAGGCCAGGAGAAGATCGACTGCGACGGCGCGACCGTGGCAAAGTTTCTGCACTTCGACAACCGTGCCGGGGACCCGAACCTGCACACCCACTGCGCGATGCTCAACCGGGTGCACTGCACCGACGGCAGGTACCGCACCGTTGACGGCACCGTGCTGCACCGCGCGGCAGTTACCGCTTCCGAGCACTACAACCAGAGGGTCACCGAACTGGTCGCCCGGTACCTGGAGGTCGAGTTCGAACCGGTGGTGAAGTCCCGCGGGGGCCGACCGGTCTGGGAGATCAAAGGCATTCCGACCGAGCTGATGCGGGCGATGAGTCGCCGCGACGACGTTATGGACCGTGGCCGGGAACTGCTCGAGGACTACCGAAAGACCTACGGTCGCACACCGCCGAAACATGTGCAGTACAAGCTCATGGAACAGGCGAACCTGGAGACCCGCGCAGCAAAAGCTGCACCCCGATCCCTGCAAGAAATGGTCGAACAATGGCGCGGTATCGCCGACACCACCTCCCCCAACTTCAACCGCCAGTCGGTGCTGGAGGACGTGTATGCCGCCGGTGACACCTACCTTGCCGACCCCGGCCCTGAGGCTCCCGAGGCTGAGCGGGACGCATACGAGACCCAGCAGGCTAAGCGCCGTGTGCCCTACTCCCCCGGTGCCGAGGACACGATCGTCGACCGGGTGATGGACGCCCTCGCCCGGGAGCGCTCCAGCTGGACTGAGTACCAGATCACCTCCGAAACCTCCCGCCAATGTGCTCGGTTCATCTTCTGCTCCGACGAGCAGAAAGCCGCTGTCGTCGAGCGCATCACCACCTGGTGTCTGGCGGGGCACTGCATCACCATCGACCATGAACGCATCCTGCCCGGGGTCAACGTCGAGTCCTGTTCACCGCGACTGCGTCGCGCCAACGGTGAGTCCGTGTTCACTGCGCACGCTTCCACCCGCTTTACCTCCCAGGCGGTGCTCGACGACGAGAAGACCATCACCGACGCCGCTGGACTATGGGTGGCCAACGCCCACTCCCCGGCCCAGGGACGTGAGGCTGCCGCGGAGATCGAGGCCGCCAAGAACATCACCCTGTCTGCCGACAAGACCGAGTTCGTCGAGCATCTGCTGTGCTCCCCGGCGGTACTCGCCGCCGGCATTGGTCCCGCCGGCGCGGGAAAAACCACCGCGATGGAGGTGTTCGCCCGCGCCTGGGAGAAGTCCGGCAACACGGTCATCGGCCTGGCCCCCAGCGCGGTAGCCGCCAGCGTGCTGGCACAGGACGCGGACATTGCCACCGGTACGATCGCGCAGTTCATCCACCCCGGCTCCGACAACATCGCCCATGGTCTCGACGTCGGGGAGGGTGATGTGATTCTCGTTGATGAGGCCGGTATGGCCTCCACACGAGACCTGGCAGAGCTGGTGCGTGCAGCCAGCCAGGTGGGTGCGGTAGTGCGACTGGTCGGTGACCCCCAGCAGCTCACCGCGATCGAATCCGGCGGCATGCTCGCCGAGGTCGCCACCGCCACCAACGCCCCGGTGCTCACCGAGATCAACCGATTCCACGACCCGGACGAGGCAGACGCCAGCCTGACACTGCGCGGCGGGGACACCAGCGTTATCGACTGGTACATCTCCCACGGACGGGTGGATTCCGGACTGCGCGAGGAACTTCCCGGTCGAGTGTTCACCGCGTGGTGGGACTCCATCAAGCAGAACAAAACCGCACTGATGATCGCCGGGGACAGCCACACCGTCGACGCACTCAACCAGATAGCAAGGACGAACTACATCGACTCCGGCCGGGTGAACCCCGCCGCCGGGCAGACCACCATTGCCGGCGGGCGGGTTGCCGCGGTCGGTGACACGATCGTCACCCGCGCCAACGACTCGACGATCCGCTACGGCACGAACGGCAGGCACCGGGTGAAAAACGGTGACCTGTGGAGCATCACCGGAGTCAGCGACGATGGCTCGCTGACCGTCGCCCACCACGAACGTGGGCACAAGGTGACCCTGCCGGCTGAGTATGTCACCGAGAATGTGGAGCTGGGTTACGCCTCGACGATCTACCGCAGTCAGGGCATGACCGTGGATCGTGCCTACGTCATCCCATCGGCGTCACTGGACCGTCAGGGGCTCTACGTTGCACTGTCTCGTGGACGCTCGCTCAACAAGATCTTCCTGCCTGATGACCAGGTGCCCGATGTGGACTCGCACCTGCCTCAGAACCAGCCGATGTCACCGCGGCAGCTGTTCGCCTCGATTATCGAACGCGATGGCTCGGCTGTCACCGCACACGCCACGCTGGCTGCAGCGGACGCAGACGAACTGGATGTGCCCACCGTGGTGGCGGCCTACACCGAGCTGGCCGAAGAGCTCGCCGTCGATGTTGTTGTCGCGGCCACCGCCGATGGTGAGGCCCGCGCGCTGCTGCGGGCCGACTGGCAGTCTCGCCGGCTGGCCGAGTACGTCGGCCGACTCGACGCTCTCGGAGCCGACACTGACACGATCCTCACAGCGGCGATCGCCACGGCGAAAACCCGGTGGGATGCCACCGACGAGGACAAGCGCGACAGCTTCGCGTTCCTGGTCCGCATGGCCGTCGAAGACAACGACGCAGTCAAGATCCTGCCCGACAGCGACCTGCTGTGGACGGTTGATGCTCCCCTGCCAGCGGCCCAGAACACCGAGCGGCGCAGCAGGATCCTCGGGGACGCTGAGCTACACGACTTCGTCTGCGGTACCTATGCAGTAATCCAGGAGCACCTGGACGCCGCCGGGGACACCGCGGTGTCCGAGACCCCGGAGTGGACCAGTCTGATCGGTGAACCCCACCCTGATGAGCGTGAGTACCACGCCACCTGGTGTGCCACGGTGCGCATGTTCGCCGCCGCAGCCCAGCGTGATCCCTCTCTGATCACCGCCGAGCGCATCACCAACCGTGATGAACTGCCCACGCACCTGCGCAAGGGGTTGGATGCGGTGGATGCTGCTGGACGCCGACGTCACCGCAGTGACTTCCTGGACCGGATGATCGATTCTGAGGCGAAGCAGTACATCACCATCTGCCGCAGCAATGCCGATACACTGCGCGACCGACGGGCTGCAGCACTCGAGGAGATGCGCGAAGCAGAGAACTACCCGCACCTCGCCACGGTCACCGCCGAGTACGAACGCACCGTCACCCAGGCCAAAATGATCGAGGTCTACCGACGTCTCGACGCCGAATGCGCCGAGGCCCAGGCAGCGGCGAATGCCTCACACAACAACCTCAGCACCGCGGTGACCTCCGCGCGTATCGGGCGCAAGCAGCGTATCGAGACCGCCTCGGCCGAGCATGCTGCAGCGACCGTGCGGCTACGTGAGCTCCAGGTACAGACCCGCGCTGCCGAGGAGGGTCTGCCGGCCCGTCCACTGTGGGACAAGATTGTCGCGGCCGCCGGCAACGTCGCCGAGTGGCAGTGCCGGACCGACCAGGCCACCATCACCGACGAGAAGACGATCGACTCCGCGATCGCGAAGATCCACCGACTCGATGACCAGATCGCCCTGTGGGACGAGCGTGCGCAGATCACCGACGGCCTGCTGGGGGCCCGCACACCGGCGACTGCCGAGCAGAAGCAGAAATACATGGCCAGACTGCGCGCCGATCTCGCAGCCAAGCGTGCTGAACGTGCCGAGGCTCGTGTTGTCGAGGCCAACCGGTTCGACCA
- a CDS encoding DUF6615 family protein encodes MRSVADAFAQARTHAVRHMTACDNARMRWSETSITETVIAHAAQAVAVVPFTQRAEARSGADWIWWWVDDTGAYGMLVQAKRVNITDGTWHFDFDYRTRSTQRLQRDVLRETAEALGVLPVYALYLGTGDYRDWYRCSVDHQSGHCPGCEKRSISLMPEILACSLINDAGSTYASSVALEEIWTPSTDVLWLSPGLKIQLSPELSEFLRTPQEGVRAITRSMIDRVLQKRSGMFASLSPHIATTRLGEHDQLGPVFTDVPDDTGHFGRPYFEHVLTPLLHAPPAYVMDIMADEIDEVALAATMPDNIAGVLVMRPPGAGQ; translated from the coding sequence ATGAGGTCGGTAGCTGACGCTTTTGCGCAGGCGCGAACCCACGCCGTCCGGCACATGACCGCCTGCGACAACGCGAGGATGCGGTGGAGTGAAACATCCATCACCGAAACCGTCATCGCCCACGCAGCGCAAGCTGTCGCGGTCGTGCCTTTCACACAACGAGCAGAAGCTCGCAGCGGTGCGGACTGGATCTGGTGGTGGGTCGACGACACCGGCGCTTACGGCATGCTCGTACAGGCCAAACGCGTGAACATCACCGACGGCACATGGCACTTCGACTTCGACTACAGGACCAGAAGCACCCAGCGGCTACAACGTGATGTCCTTCGCGAGACCGCCGAGGCACTCGGTGTTCTCCCCGTCTACGCGTTGTATCTCGGAACAGGTGACTATCGAGACTGGTATCGCTGCTCTGTCGACCACCAGAGTGGACACTGCCCGGGATGTGAAAAACGTTCCATCTCGCTGATGCCCGAGATACTCGCATGCAGTCTCATCAACGACGCGGGTTCGACCTACGCGTCATCGGTCGCCTTGGAAGAGATATGGACACCGTCTACCGATGTGTTGTGGCTGTCACCGGGTCTGAAGATCCAGCTGTCGCCTGAGCTCTCCGAGTTCCTCCGGACGCCCCAGGAGGGGGTCCGTGCCATCACCCGCTCGATGATCGACCGTGTGCTGCAGAAGCGATCAGGAATGTTCGCCTCCCTATCACCGCATATTGCTACGACGCGACTTGGTGAGCATGACCAACTCGGCCCGGTCTTCACCGACGTGCCCGATGACACTGGGCACTTCGGCCGACCCTACTTCGAACACGTTCTGACGCCCTTGTTGCATGCGCCCCCTGCCTACGTCATGGACATTATGGCCGACGAGATCGATGAAGTTGCACTTGCCGCAACGATGCCCGACAACATCGCTGGGGTACTGGTTATGCGTCCCCCAGGCGCAGGACAGTGA
- a CDS encoding helix-turn-helix domain-containing protein has product MDQDSQALRVFGTRIRRLRQQRGLSQEGLADAAGLHRTYVGSVERGERNISLVNILRLAMTLHTDAGELVTGLELTDFTASL; this is encoded by the coding sequence GTGGATCAGGACAGTCAGGCGCTACGCGTATTCGGCACCCGGATACGTCGGCTGCGCCAGCAGCGCGGACTGTCTCAGGAGGGACTCGCTGATGCTGCCGGGTTGCACCGGACCTATGTCGGTTCGGTTGAGCGGGGAGAGCGCAACATCAGCCTGGTCAATATCCTCCGACTTGCCATGACACTCCACACCGATGCCGGCGAACTTGTTACCGGCCTGGAGCTGACGGACTTCACCGCTTCGCTGTGA
- a CDS encoding helix-turn-helix transcriptional regulator: MERHRLVKARTPRSALQRIGREIAETRQNQGMTQATVAELVGTSRSTLSRIENGQIGGDSKRHMVILRGLVDLLGPFENLMIYTPEPPDLSTYDQWTRI, encoded by the coding sequence ATGGAGAGACATCGGTTGGTGAAAGCCCGGACGCCTCGGTCAGCCCTGCAGCGCATCGGCCGGGAGATCGCGGAGACGCGTCAAAACCAGGGGATGACACAGGCAACCGTTGCAGAGCTCGTTGGTACCAGCCGCAGCACACTGTCACGTATTGAGAACGGCCAGATAGGAGGGGACTCGAAGCGTCATATGGTTATCCTCCGGGGGCTGGTCGATCTTCTCGGCCCGTTCGAGAACTTGATGATCTACACCCCGGAGCCGCCTGATCTGTCGACCTACGACCAGTGGACCCGCATCTGA
- the darT gene encoding type II toxin-antitoxin system toxin DNA ADP-ribosyl transferase DarT — MPARPTPTEVFHFTHVDHLATIISQGLLADTTAQHSGNLTHEVGNAQIKQQRRQRQVPTDQGLSVADHVPFYFAPRSPMMYSIAKGNVPTYQDGIGRLIYLHSDLDHLYALGYRPILTDRNAALNVAEFRQFVLQDPLEDGFIDWPLMRAKYWKSTDDAPDRRERRMAEALVQGRVGWEAITAISTRNQQVADEVNSILTGARVSLPVNVRGGWYF; from the coding sequence ATGCCTGCACGCCCGACACCGACCGAGGTCTTCCACTTCACCCATGTCGACCATCTAGCTACGATCATCAGCCAGGGTCTTCTGGCCGACACAACGGCTCAGCACAGCGGAAACTTGACCCACGAGGTCGGAAACGCCCAGATAAAGCAGCAACGCCGCCAGCGCCAAGTACCCACAGATCAGGGACTCAGTGTCGCCGACCACGTCCCCTTCTACTTCGCCCCTCGTAGTCCAATGATGTACTCCATAGCAAAAGGAAATGTTCCCACCTACCAAGACGGCATTGGACGACTCATATACCTCCACAGCGACCTAGACCACCTCTACGCGCTGGGCTACCGCCCCATCCTCACAGACCGAAACGCCGCGCTCAACGTCGCCGAGTTCCGCCAGTTCGTACTGCAGGACCCCCTGGAAGATGGGTTCATCGACTGGCCGTTGATGCGCGCAAAATACTGGAAGAGCACTGATGATGCCCCAGACCGTAGAGAACGGCGTATGGCCGAAGCCCTGGTCCAAGGTCGCGTAGGATGGGAGGCGATCACAGCCATCAGCACTCGCAATCAACAGGTTGCGGATGAGGTGAACAGCATCCTGACAGGAGCGAGGGTAAGTCTCCCTGTCAACGTGCGCGGTGGGTGGTACTTTTAG